Genomic segment of uncultured Desulfobacter sp.:
AAAGTCCGGGATACGGCGGCCTTTGGCATCTTCATGGACTGGGGCCTTGAAAAGGACCTGCTGGTTCCCCGAAGCGAACAGGAAGGCCGGATGGAACCCGGGGAAACCCATCTGGTAAAGATATGCTTGGACAAGTCTTCCCACAGGATCTTTGGTTCCACCCTGACGGCAGGATTCTGCGACGAGGACGCCCGGGATCTGGCAGCGGGGCAGGAGGTGGATCTCATCATCCACAGCATCAGCTCCATCGGTTACACCGCCGTTATCAACCGTTCCCGCACAGGATTGCTTTACAAAACCGAGACGTTTGAAGACCTGGCAGTGGGCGACACATGCAAAGGATACGTCCTGCGGATCCGGGAGGACGGCAAGGTAGACCTGACTCTCAAACAGCCGGGCTATGCCTCGGTGGAGGATCGGCCGAAAAAATAATAGCGGTCCTTTCTGCCAATGGCGGCGCCAGCCCCTGCCATGACAAGAGCCGGCCCGAAGAGATCCAGGCCGCCTTTTCCATGAGCAAAAAGGAGTTCAAGCGGGCCGTGGGCAAGTTATACAAAGAGGGCCGGATTACACTGCTCGGAAGCGACGGGATCCGCCTCATATCATGACGAACAGCGATATTTTAAGGCGCCTGCGCTACGCCTTTGACATGAGCGAAGGGGAAATGGCGGCCATCTATGCCCATACCGGCACTCGGATACCCAGGGAGACCGTCACCTGCTGGCTCTTTCAGGACCAGGACCCGGCTTTTGTCCCCTGCATGGACAAAGAGATGGCCAGGTTCCTCAACGGCCTTATCATTGATCGGCGGGGGGCAAGGGAAGACGGTCCGGCACCCGAAACCCGGCTCACCAACAACGCCATCCTTCTGAAGCTGAAAATCGCCCTAAACCTCAGGGCGGATGAGGTCCTGGAGTTGCTGGCCCTGGCCGGAATGTCCCTGGGCAAGTCGGAACTCACCGCTTTTTTCCGGCGGCCGGACCACAGGCATTTCCGACGCTGCAACGATCAGGTACTGCGCAACTTCCTCACCGGTCTTCAGCACCGCCTCAGACCCTCAATCCCACAGGGTGAAAAAGAGATCCCTGGCGAAGATCCCTGGGCCTCGGCCCGGAAAAGATGCTGACCGCCTTCCCTAAACACTGCCGAAATTCGTGATGCAGCCCTCCGGCCTAAATCGCCTTGTGATTCCGGCCGGTCTTTTCAAGGTAGTATTCGTAATCGCCCGGATATGCAAAGACTTCCCCGTCGTTGATTTCAAAGACCTGATCGACCAGGTGGCGAAGGAAATACCGGTCATGGCTGACCAAGATCAGGGTGCCTGTATAGGCCTTTAGGGCCTCCAGCAGAATTTCCCTGGACTGGATATCCAGATGGTTGGTGGGCTCGTCTAAAACCAGGAAGTTGAGGGGACGCCCCAGCAGCGTGGCCAGGACCACGCGGCTTTTTTCTCCCCCGGACAGGGATTTGATCTTCTTGTCGACCTCATCCCCTGAAAAGAGAAAGGATGCGCAGATATTCCGGATCACCCCGATGTTTTCAAGGGGGAGGACCTCCTGAACTGTCTCGAACACCGTTTTTTCCGCGTCCAGAATATCCATGGCATGCTGGCTGAAATAGCCCAGGCTCACACCAGCCCCGAGGCTGATCTCCCCGGATGTAGGCTCGGTCTGCTGGGCAATGATCTTGAGCAGGGTGGATTTACCTGCCCCGTTGACCCCGACCACCGCGGTCTTGGACTGCCGGGTGATCATGGCTGAGACACTGGAGAACACCGTCTTGGATGCACCCCTGTCCGGCGCCCAGGTTTTGGACACCCGGTCCAGACTCAGCACATCGTCTCCGGATCTCGGTATTTCAGGCAACCGGACCTTGATCTTCTGCTGGAAAGGCGGGATCTCAATGCGCTCGATTTTCTCAAGCTTTTTGATGCGGGACTGCACCTGGGCTGCATGGGAGGCCCTGGCCTTGAAACGGGCAATGAAATTTTCCTCCTTTGCCAGCATCTCCTGCTGCCGCTGAAAGCTTGCCAGCAGCTCCTCTCGCCGGATTTCCCGTTCTCTGATATAAAAATCGTAGTTCCCGCCATAGGTGGTGATCGTCTGATTGCCCACCTCAATGATGCGGGAGACGACCCGGTTCATGAAATCATGGTCATGGCAGGTCATCAGCAGCGCGCCTTTATAAGTGTTCAGGAGCCAGTCTTCAAGCCAGAGAATGGACTCCATGTCCAGATGGTTGGTCGGCTCATCCAGCAAGAGCACGTTGGGGTTGATGGTCAGTATTTTAGCCAGGGCGATGCGCATCTTCCAGCCGCCACTGAAAGTCTCCACCGGCATGCGGTGCTGGTCCGGCATGATGCCGAGCCCTGTGAGAACCGTCTGAGCCCGGTTTTCAAGGTCATAGCCCCCCCGGTCCTCAAACATCTGCGTGACCTCACCGTATTGTTCAAGCAGGCTCGCCAGGGCGTCGTCATCCATGGGCTCGGCCATGGCCGCCTCCATCTCTTTCATCTGCTGCCCCAGCGCCACCACATCGTCAGAACCTGAGATCACTTCCTGCAAGACCGTCCGACCCTTCATGTCCCCGACCTTCTGGGAAAAATATCCGATTTTTATTTTTTTGGAAAAAGCAATGCTCCCGTCATCCGGTTCATCTCGGCCGGTAATCAGGCGGAAAATCGTGGTTTTACCGGAGCCGTTGGCCCCCACCAACCCTGACCGGATGCCTTTCAAAATCTGGAAACTGGCTTTCTTTAAAATAATTTGCGGGCCGAACTGCTTTGATATTTGGTTCAGATGAATCATGATGGCGTCTTAAATACTCTCTTGCTGCTGCGTAATGGTGTCGCGTATACTCAATGAAAAATGGGCAAGATATCATTATATTACCTAAAAGTGAACTCTAAAAAACACACCCAAAGTTTGTTAGGGTTAAATTTTTTACTTCCTCCATCTTTTATTGCCGTCAGAACTGGTTATCTTTTTGACGTGGTTGAAACATCGTCAGATTACCATTAAAGGAGACTGCCATGAAGACCAACATTCATCCCATTGAAAGAGGCGTGCGTATCGTCCTGGGCATCATCATCTTTTCCCTTATTTTTGTCGGGCCGAAATCCTGGTGGGGCCTGATCGGCATCGTGCCGATTCTCACCGGCTTGATCGGATGGTGCCCACCCTATCAGCTCCTGGGGATCTCCACCTGTAGAAAGTGCCAGGACGACTGATCGTCCGCCAGAGTGACCCGGCGACGCATCCGGCGGTATGGCCAGACCAACAGGAACGCTGCCCAATCAGTAGTGGGCGGCTTTCCATTGGCCGGGCCGGGACTCTGGTCCGTATTTCGATTCGTTCGTCATTCATCAGGGCTCTTCTTTCGGTTTGACGGCGATCCATACCACATGCCGGCCGCCCTTGCCCGGGGCAACGGCGCTGACCGAGACAGCCCTTGCCTTGAATCCGCAGTTGGCAAGGCGGCGGGTAAAGACGGGATCATCCCCGGCGGACCAGATGCCGAGGACACCGCCCGGGGTCAAGGCTCTGAAGGCGGATTTCAGTCCGTTTTCGGCATAAAGGCGGTTATTGGCATCCTGGGTCAGCCCTGAAGGCCCGTTGTCCACATCCAGGAGAATGGCGTCAAAAGCGTCTGTCTGCCGATGGATCACCGATCCGACATCCGAAGCGTCCACCCTCACCCTGGTATCATTCAAGGGCATTCCGGCCAGGTGTCCGAAGACCGACCGGTTCCAGGCGATCACCTCCGGGATCAGTTCAGCCACCAGAATCTTTGCATCCGAAGGCGCCAGCGCCAGGGTCCTGGCAAGGGTATAGCCCATGCCCAGTCCGCCCACCAGGATACGCAATCCCGATCCCTGCCCGACCTTTTTCTGCCCCATATGCTCAAAGGCCAGGTTGGCCAGGGCCTCTTCTGACCCGTGCATCCGGCTGTTCATCAGTTCTGTTCCGCCGGTGCGGATGGAAAACTCCTCGCCCCGCCTCCGGAGAATCAATTCATTTTTCTGGCCCGGCACCATAGCCCGGTCGATTTCTTCCCAAGGTATCATTCATGTCCTTTATTTGGTGTCAATGCCCGCACAGTATCTCACAGATTCCAGGGGTTAGAAATAATGTCTTTTCCATGATTCAGATTCTTCATGCTTCTGAGGCATTTAATCTTTCATATAACCGGCAACCTTCTTTTTCAGTGATCTGAATGCCAAGCTCTCCAACAAGTATCCGCCATAGCTGTTCTGAACTACTTATTTTTTGAATCTGGGTGCCGGATTGTTGAGTCACCCAATACTCCATATTACGTAAAGATCGGGTTTCGCTTTCCAGGATAAGAGCAGCAACCAAATTATTTACGAAAGCTGCATCAGGGTGTCGATGTGAATAGAAATGTCCCAGTTCGCAATCGGATTGGCCATAACGTGCAAGCTCAAACCTATATAGGGAAAAGAATCCCCCCTTCTGTAATACCTGCATGTGATACTCGCCGGCCTGGCCCTCGGCAATGCGGAATATTTTTTCACCGTCCTGGGACTCTTTTTCTGACATTAAAACCGGAATCCTGGGTCCAAGAGGCCCGAAACCTACATCCAGAACATATCGTTCCCCTTCATATTCAACCATTGTAATCCGGTGTGTTAACCCGGGGTGTATATCCTGATTGTAAATTACACGCGCCAGATAAAGCGCCACCGAGA
This window contains:
- a CDS encoding arylamine N-acetyltransferase translates to MQNNEMVQGYLKSLNLLNRKLDLEFLSDVVARHVATFAFSSVGCWLGDNLSLDLESLYNRIVVHRRGGYCFEQNGLLYGFLKELGFSVALYLARVIYNQDIHPGLTHRITMVEYEGERYVLDVGFGPLGPRIPVLMSEKESQDGEKIFRIAEGQAGEYHMQVLQKGGFFSLYRFELARYGQSDCELGHFYSHRHPDAAFVNNLVAALILESETRSLRNMEYWVTQQSGTQIQKISSSEQLWRILVGELGIQITEKEGCRLYERLNASEA
- a CDS encoding S1-like domain-containing RNA-binding protein — its product is MSASAYTPPWKQAEKKRAANQKRSSSRQSHPFLAQDPKAVVGQFHDLPVENFSDYGVYLSFGRDRVLLPNKYVPEGVAVGQIIRVFVYTDSEDRPVATTLTPAGVVGDIVGLKVRDTAAFGIFMDWGLEKDLLVPRSEQEGRMEPGETHLVKICLDKSSHRIFGSTLTAGFCDEDARDLAAGQEVDLIIHSISSIGYTAVINRSRTGLLYKTETFEDLAVGDTCKGYVLRIREDGKVDLTLKQPGYASVEDRPKK
- a CDS encoding ABC-F family ATP-binding cassette domain-containing protein, which encodes MIHLNQISKQFGPQIILKKASFQILKGIRSGLVGANGSGKTTIFRLITGRDEPDDGSIAFSKKIKIGYFSQKVGDMKGRTVLQEVISGSDDVVALGQQMKEMEAAMAEPMDDDALASLLEQYGEVTQMFEDRGGYDLENRAQTVLTGLGIMPDQHRMPVETFSGGWKMRIALAKILTINPNVLLLDEPTNHLDMESILWLEDWLLNTYKGALLMTCHDHDFMNRVVSRIIEVGNQTITTYGGNYDFYIREREIRREELLASFQRQQEMLAKEENFIARFKARASHAAQVQSRIKKLEKIERIEIPPFQQKIKVRLPEIPRSGDDVLSLDRVSKTWAPDRGASKTVFSSVSAMITRQSKTAVVGVNGAGKSTLLKIIAQQTEPTSGEISLGAGVSLGYFSQHAMDILDAEKTVFETVQEVLPLENIGVIRNICASFLFSGDEVDKKIKSLSGGEKSRVVLATLLGRPLNFLVLDEPTNHLDIQSREILLEALKAYTGTLILVSHDRYFLRHLVDQVFEINDGEVFAYPGDYEYYLEKTGRNHKAI
- a CDS encoding DUF1456 family protein, encoding MTNSDILRRLRYAFDMSEGEMAAIYAHTGTRIPRETVTCWLFQDQDPAFVPCMDKEMARFLNGLIIDRRGAREDGPAPETRLTNNAILLKLKIALNLRADEVLELLALAGMSLGKSELTAFFRRPDHRHFRRCNDQVLRNFLTGLQHRLRPSIPQGEKEIPGEDPWASARKRC
- a CDS encoding DUF2892 domain-containing protein; the encoded protein is MKTNIHPIERGVRIVLGIIIFSLIFVGPKSWWGLIGIVPILTGLIGWCPPYQLLGISTCRKCQDD